The Chryseobacterium glaciei DNA window AATTTCTTAAAAATGTGTATTTTCGCAAACTGATAAAAAACTATAATTTATAAAATGGCAATTTTAGGACAGATTAGGAGTAAGCCTTGGCTTTTGATGGGAGTAATTGCACTGGCGCTTTTGGCGTTCCTGGTGAATCCCGAGAGTATTGATAAGGTTTTTGGTAAAAATCCTGATGTTTTAGGAAAAGTAAATGGTGAAAAAATTACCCGTGAGGAGTATAATGATCAGCTTTTCGTTCTACAACAGCAGGCTGAGCAGCAAAATCAACCGAAAAATGGTCTTGAAGAACAGGCTTGGCAGTTATTGGTGCAATCCAAACTGATTAAGCAGCAATTCGAGAAAATGGGGTTTGAAATGACGGAAGATTACTTCTGGAACCAGATCCAGTATGATCAAATGTTTGCTCAACAAAAACAGTTCTTTGACGAAAAAGGAAACTTTAAGACTCAGGAGCTTAAAAAACAGATCGAAGAAATGAAGGCTTCAAGTCCTGAAGGTTACAACCAGTGGTTGAAAACCAGAAAATCTGTTGAATACAGACTAATGGCGAGACAGGTCTTTGCAAATATTTCTACAGGCGTTACAACAGGTAAGAAAGAAGCGGAAGAATTAATGAGACAAAGAGATCAGTTAGCTGATATCGATTTTGTGAAAGTTGATTACACTGCTTATCTTCAAAAAACTAAAATCAACGTTAAGACTGAAGATCTTGCGAACTATATTAAGCAGCACCCTGTGATGTTTAAAACAGAAGCGAGCAGAAATATTGGTGTAGTTTATTTCCCTTCTCAGCCAAGTGCTGCAGATGATGCAACAGCTCAGAAAGAGATCACGAAATTGTTCTCTGGAGGTACTGATGCTAGTGGAGGAAAAGAAAACTTCCAAAATACAACAAACGATTCTATGTTTGTAACGGCTAATTCTGATATGCCTTTTAACAATCAGTATTTAAAGCCAAACCAATTGCCACAAGCTATGCAAGCACAGATTGCAACTGCAGCGGTTGGACAGATTTTTGGACCTTACAAAGAGCAAAACTTCTATGTAGTTTCTAAATTAGTTGGTAAAAAGACTTCGGATTCTACATTGTCTAGACATATTCTTATTGCATTCAAAGGAAGTCCTGCAGGAGAAGGCGTTACAAGATCTAAAGAACAAGCTAAGAAATTGGCAGATTCTATTGGAGCTATTGTAAAAGCAACTCCGGCTAAATTCACTGAATACCTTAAGTTATCAAACGATCCAAACTCTGCTGCTCAAGGTGGTAGCCTAGGATGGACAACTCCTGAAACTCCTTTCGTTCCTGAATTCTTAACGTATTTGGCGAACAATCCTAAAGGTGCAACGGGTGTTGTAGAAACTCAATTCGGATATCATATCATCAATATTGAAGATAAGAAAGCTGGATCAATGGGTTATAAAGTGGCTAACCTAGTAAAAGCAGTTAAGCCCTCTGATGCTACTGAAGCTGATACAGATAAAAAAGCAAGAAGATTCATCCAACAAGTTCAAGGGAAATCTTTCAATGATTTCGTGAATATTGCTAAAAAATCAAACTATCAATTCTCAAATCCTAAGCAGGCTAAGAGATTCGACGGACAAATTCAAGGTTTAGGGACAGGCAAAGATGCTGAGATCCTAGGTTGGGCTTTCGATAAGAAAAGAGAGAAAGGTGATACAGAATTCTTTACTGTAGAAGGAACTGGAGATAAAATTATAGTTTACCTAAACGGAAAACAAGAAAAAGGTCTTGCAGATCCTGAATCTGTAAGAGATCAAATTGAAACAATTGTTAAAAATAAATTAGCTGCAAAACAAATTTCTGATAAAATTGCTGCTGCTAAAGCGACAAGTTTAGATCAAATTGCTAAATTATTTGCAACGACAAAACAATCTGCACAGGTTAATTTATTAAACCCTTCAGTTGCAGGTTCTATGGAGCCTAAAGTAGCTGGTGCTGCATTTGGTGTTGCAAAAGGAAAAGTTTCTAATCCGGTTGAAGGTGGAACAGGAGTTTATGTTTTAATTAAAAAGAACGAAACGACTAATAAACAACCTGGAGATCTTAAGCAGTTCACAGAGTCTGTTACTCAGAGAAACTCAGGAATGTTCGGTCAGGCTTGGTTAAAGAGCTTACAAGACAATTCTGATATCGATGACTACAGAATCGAAATCTGGAATAAAGTAGGAGCTCAACAACAATAAGAAATTTAATTTCATTCATATAAAATGCGGCAAAGTTTTTGCCGCATTTTTTGTATTTAACGCAGAGCAATAAAAGAAAACATTAATTTAAAATGTGTTATATTTGCTCATAGAAAAAATTTAGCAAGTGAAGTTCAGTAAAGAATTAAAAGCTGGTGTAATAGCAATTTTAGCCATTGTTGGCTTTGTGATATTATTCCAATTTATGAAAGGCAGAAGCCTTTTTACTACCGATAATATATTTTACGCAAAATATGATAACGTTGAGGGATTGGCACAATCTTCCCCTGTTTCTATCAATGGATTGAAAGTAGGACAGGTTGACAAAATCGTTCCTCAAAGAACAAAAGACGGAAAGATTCATTTTATCGTAAAAGTTACTGTTGATAATAATTTTGAATTCTCAAAACAATCAACTCTTGAAATTTTTGAACCTGGATTAATGTCTGGTAAAGAAATGAGGGTTAATTTGTCGTATGGGGGAGCATCTGCAAAAGATGGCGATACCTTACAAGGAGCTTTCAAATTGGGTACTTTGGGAAGTCTTTCTTCTCAGGTAGGGCCTGTTAAAGATCAATTACAAACTGTTTTATACAGAGTAGACTCTTTAATGTCGAGTGCCAATCAGGTTGTCAACGCACAAAACAGAGAAGAGATCAGATTATTGCTTGCGAATCTTAACAAAACTGTTGGAGCGTTACAAACTACGGCAGGAAGTGTAAATACTTTGGTTGGTAATAATGATCCGAAACTTCAAAAAGTATTGGATGACGCAAGTGTAACAATGCAGACAGGTAAAGTTACTCTAGATAAATACGGAAACTTAGCAGAAAGTATTGATACTAAAAAGTTAAATGCAACTATTGCCAATCTAGATGCTACTGTTGGTAAACTAAATGATGTTGTTGCGGGAATCAATAATGGACAAGGAAGTTTAGGGAAACTGATGAAAGATGAGCAGTTGTACAACAATCTGAACTCAGCATCTACCAATCTGAACTCGTTAATTGAAGATATGAAAGCCAATCCGAAGAGATACATCAATTTCTCAGTTTTTGGTAAGAACAATAAAGACTAATATACCTTATGCAATATATCGATAATATTATTTTTCTGATTTTATTAGTTGCAGGGTTTGGACTATTTGCAAAAAGTCTGCAAAAGATATATAGAAATATCAGACTAGGAAGAGAGATCAACCGAAGTGATAATAAACCGGAACGCTGGGAAACCATGGCACGAGTTGCGATGGGACAAAGCAAAATGTCAGCGCGCCCTGTTGCTGGAATTTTACACCTTTTCGTGTATGTTGGTTTTGTTATCATTAATATTGAATTAATAGAAATCATTGTTGACGGAATTTTTGGAACTCACAGATTTTTAGCAACAATTTTCGGACATACTTTTTACGGTTTCTTTACTGCAACATTAGAAATTTTAGCACTTTTAGTAGTGATTGGAGTTGTTACTTTTTTTATTCGTAGAAATTTTTACGGAGTGAAAAGATTAACGATGAAAGAACTTTTCGGATGGCCAAAGAATGATGCCAATTGGATTTTGATCATTGAATTTGCTCTAATGATGGCTTTCTTTAAAATGAATGCATCAGATTTTATTCTACAAACAAGAGGTGTGGAAGGTTTTCATCATCTTGGATCTTTCCCGATCAGTGAAATGATTTTTGTTCCGTTTTTGGAAATTTTCAGTTTTGATAACGGATTTTTGATATTCACAGAAAAGGCGGCTTGGTGGTTTCACTTTGTGGGAATCCTTTTCTTCATGAATTATCTTTACTATTCAAAACATTTACACATAATTTTAGCATTCCCAAGTACTTGGTTTGCCAACTTAGATAAAAAAGGAAAATTCAACAATTTAGATTCTGTAACTAAAGAGATTAAATTGATGATGGATCCTAATGCAGATCCTTACGCTGCTCCGGCAGAAGGTTCGGAAGCTGATGTTCCTTCTAAATTTGGTGCTGAAGATATTTTTGATTTAAATCAGGTTCAATTACTGAATGCATATTCTTGTACAGAATGTGGAAGATGTACTTCTGTTTGTCCAGCCAATATTACAGGTAAAAAACTTTCTCCGAGATTGATCTTGATGAAAACAAGAGACAGATTGGAAGAGGTCGGAAGAAATATCGATAAAAACGGATCATTCGTTGATGATGGTAAAAAGTTGTTGAATGACTATGTTACCAAAGAAGAACTTTGGGCATGTACTACATGTAACGCTTGTACCGAAGCTTGTCCGATATTATTAGATCCGCTTTCTATCATTTTTGAAATGAGAAGATTCTTGGTAATGGAACAGTCCGCTGCTCCACAGGAATTAAATCTAATGATGACGAATGTTGAAAACAACGCTGCTCCTTGGCAATATAACCAAGCAGATCGTTTGAATTGGGCGAATGATTAATTTTTCAGTATAAAAAATTTCAGATCAACAATTAATTGAGCTTGAAAATTTTAAATACACTTTACATTAATATAAAATACATTTTACAATAAATGGATTTACATATAAAAACAATGGCAGAATACGCTGCCGAAGGAAAATCACCCGAAGTTTTATTTTGGGTTGGCTGTGCAGGAAGTTTTGACGACCGTGCCAAAAAAATTACGAAAGCATTTTGCAAAATACTTAATAAAATAGGCGTTGAGTTTGCTGTTCTCGGACAAGAAGAAAGCTGTACCGGAGATCCTGCAAAACGTGCCGGAAACGAATTCGTTTTCCAGATGATGGCTTTGACGAATATTGAAGTTCTGAACGCGTACGATGTTAAAAAAATCGTAACAGCTTGCCCTCACTGTTTTAATATACTTAAAAATGAATATCCAAGTTTAGGAGGAAATTTTGAAGTGATACATCACACTCAATTCCTTAGAAAACTAATGGAAGAGGGGAGATTGAAAATTGAAGGTGGAGCTTTTAGAGGAAAAAAAATTACTTTCCACGATCCTTGTTATTTAGGAAGAGCAAATGGTGAGTATGAAGCTCCAAGAATGTTGCTTGAGAAGTTAGATGCCGAGCTTGTAGAAATGAAGCGATGCAAGACTAATGGTCTTTGCTGTGGAGCAGGAGGTGCACAGATGTTTAAAGAGCCTGAAAAGGGCGAAAAGGACATCAATATAGAAAGAACAGAGGAAGCTCTAGCTTTGGAGCCTAAAGTAATTGCAACAGGTTGTCCATTCTGTAACACAATGATGACGGATGGAGTGAAGCACTTTAACAAGAATGAAGAAGTTGTTGTGAAAGATATTGTTGAGCTTTTGGCTGAAGCAGAAGATTTATAAGAAAATAATTATTTTAAATAGTATTAAAACTCAGGAGCGATCTTGAGTTTTTTGTTTTTAATTCAAAATGGAGTACTTTATTAATAATATGAAGGTGTATGTGAAATTTTTTTATTGATTTTTTTTTAAAAATGGATTTTATTTTTTATTGATGCCTTGCTTATATAGAATAACGTGTAACATATTGAACTAAAATATTTTAAAAATAATTCCTCAATTGTGGAAAATAATATTAGCTTTGCAAAAATATTTAAAAAACACAATTATGAAAAAATCATTACTGATTGCGGGTATTCTATTATCCACTCTTACATTTTCACAAACTTGGAATACTGCAGGAAACTCAGGGACTTCTTCTACAAATAATTTTGTAGGAACAACAGATAATCAATCCCTAATTCTCAAAGCTAATAATTCAGAAGGTTTGCGTGTATTACCTGATGGTAATGTAAGGATTGGAGGAAATATTGACCCTGTAACAACTAATACTTCTACGTTAAGGGTTTATAGAGACTTTATCCCAACTATTGAACTCGCTAATCCATTTGGACGTTTTGAAATTTCAAAATCGGCTTGTAATGGTTGTGCTGCTTCTGGTGCTATACCAGGTGATACTGTTTTAAGAAATCTAGGTGCTAGTCATAATATAATACTTTCTATTCCAGATAATGCTAATGACGGTGCTTCTTTTATTGGTATTAATGATGGATCACATGGTACATGGATTAAATTCTTCAATAATGCAACAGCAAAATTTGATGGTAAAATAACAGCAAAAGAAGTTGAAGTTAAAGCCAATGTTTGGGCAGATTATGTATTCAAAAAAGATTATAAGCTTAATTCTCTAGAAGAAGTAGAAAAGCATATTAAGGAAAAAGGGCATTTGCCAAATATTCCATCTGCTGATGAAGTTACGAAAAATGGGCTTAATTTGGGTGAAATGGATGCCAAACTTCTTGAGAAAATTGAAGAACTTACTCTTTATTCAATTGAACAGGATAAGCAGATAAAATCTCAATCCGAAGAAATTAAAGAATTAAAAAAACTGGTTCAACAATTTCTTTCTACAAAATAACACAAATACTAAAAATGAAAACAAAATTACTTTCTATAATTTCATTGTTTATAGGCTTTTTAGGTTTTTCTCAAACCGAAGTTTATTTTAAATATGATGAAGCAGGAAACCAACGATATAGAGGACCGAATGTTAATGGTAAAAATACTGAAGAGTCAAAAAAAGCAGAATCTAAAGTAGTACCTTTGGTTCAGCCTCAAACAAGAATTGATGAAAAAGCCTTCTTGAAGCAGATTAGGTTATACCCTGTTCCTGTCAATGATTTCCTTACAATAGATTGGACTGAAGAAGTAGATAGTTTAATTGAATCTGTTTCTCTTTACCAACATAGTACGGTTCACTGGAAATTCCAACAACAAAATATTCCGAGTCTTAACAGACAGTTGAAGATCAACATGTCTGGCTATGAGTGGGGTGTTTACGTTGTACGCTTTACTTTAAAAGACGGAAGAATTTTCAGTAAAAACATTACAAAACGATAATAGTTAACCATGAAATTTTACGACACAAAAATGAAATTCATTTTATCAATTATACTGTCCTTATGTTCTGTACTAGGCTTTTCACAGACCATACTCTACCAGACAGAAAACACTTCCCGAACAGTTCAAGATCCTCAGACGGTAATCCTTACTGAAGGTTTTCATGCTAAATCGGATGTTTCCAATCCATTTATTGCCAAAATTGGGCCTTCAACAGGAAATCCGGGTGGCGGACCTGTTGATTCCGGTGCTGGTGCAGGTAATCCATCTGGAACAACTGCTCCACCTGGACAAAGCTTTCATGATACTGCAGGAAACATTGAAGTTAACGGGGGTGGTCAATTACAGTTCACTTTAGCAATTACCTTACCCCCAGGTGTGAAAAATATTGCACCTAATATGAACCTAACTTATACGAGTAATTCAGGGAATGGAGCTATGGGGTATGGTTGGTCGATATCTGGAGTAACTGCCATATCAAGAATGGGAAAAACTATTGAAAGAGATGGAGAGCAAATAGGTGTTAAACTAGATAATTCTGATTATTACACATTCAATGGACAAAGATTGATCCTAAAATCAGGAGAATACGGGAAAAATGGAGCCGAATATGTTACCGAAAAGTATTCTAATATAAAAATTAAATCCTTTGGAGCAATCACTGCACAACCCTGGCAGGGTCCTGAATATTGGATAGTTACTTTTGAAGATGGATCACAGGCTTGGTATGGAGACCCGCCAGCAACTTCTTATAATGCTTCGACAACGCCTTTAGAATATAATATTTCAAAGTGGAAAGATGCACAAGGAAATTATATATTATATGATTACATGCAAGGCCAGGGAAATTCACAAAATCTAGCTACAATCGATAGAATTAGATGGGGAGGGAATGAAAATTTAAATACTAGTCCAGTTAATATAATTATTTTTAATTATGTTCCCAATACTTTATCCGAATCATATTATATAGCTGGAGTTCCTTTCGTTCAGGATAGGATACTTGATAATGTAATTGTTGCTAAGAATAACGATATATTTAAGAAATATACTATTGAATATGGATCTAACAGTACAAACTATCAATTTGTAAATAAGATTACTGAAAGTAACAGCCAGGGAGCTTCTGCAAATTCTATAAAATTTGAATATCCTCAGGCTACACCAATATCTATTGAATATAATTATATACAAAGTGCTGATCCATTTAGTGGTGTAAAACTTACTGGTGACTTTAATGGCGATTCTTATATTGACTTTGTAATGGATAATGGTACCATAAAACTTGGTGCATTCAACAATGATACTTTTACAACGTTTACTACTAATAAGGTTTTTGCAAGCAATGCAAAGGTAGTTAATACTTTATTAGATGAAGAGGGTGAGGTTTATAATGGTAACGGCGTTGTTGAATATAAAGACGGTAAAGTTTTAGGCTATATTTATAGAAATAATACCTTTGTAAAAGTATTCGAGAGAAATATGTTGCTGGGTTCCTCTGATGACATGATCACTTTAGAAGTAGGTGATTTAGATGGTGATGGTATATCTGATCTTTTTATTGATGATGGAGATCAAGGTGCATTTAATACAAAAGTTGTCGTTGATCTTAAATATCCAAGTACAGGATTTTATTACATTCTTCCG harbors:
- a CDS encoding SurA N-terminal domain-containing protein, which gives rise to MAILGQIRSKPWLLMGVIALALLAFLVNPESIDKVFGKNPDVLGKVNGEKITREEYNDQLFVLQQQAEQQNQPKNGLEEQAWQLLVQSKLIKQQFEKMGFEMTEDYFWNQIQYDQMFAQQKQFFDEKGNFKTQELKKQIEEMKASSPEGYNQWLKTRKSVEYRLMARQVFANISTGVTTGKKEAEELMRQRDQLADIDFVKVDYTAYLQKTKINVKTEDLANYIKQHPVMFKTEASRNIGVVYFPSQPSAADDATAQKEITKLFSGGTDASGGKENFQNTTNDSMFVTANSDMPFNNQYLKPNQLPQAMQAQIATAAVGQIFGPYKEQNFYVVSKLVGKKTSDSTLSRHILIAFKGSPAGEGVTRSKEQAKKLADSIGAIVKATPAKFTEYLKLSNDPNSAAQGGSLGWTTPETPFVPEFLTYLANNPKGATGVVETQFGYHIINIEDKKAGSMGYKVANLVKAVKPSDATEADTDKKARRFIQQVQGKSFNDFVNIAKKSNYQFSNPKQAKRFDGQIQGLGTGKDAEILGWAFDKKREKGDTEFFTVEGTGDKIIVYLNGKQEKGLADPESVRDQIETIVKNKLAAKQISDKIAAAKATSLDQIAKLFATTKQSAQVNLLNPSVAGSMEPKVAGAAFGVAKGKVSNPVEGGTGVYVLIKKNETTNKQPGDLKQFTESVTQRNSGMFGQAWLKSLQDNSDIDDYRIEIWNKVGAQQQ
- a CDS encoding MlaD family protein, with translation MKFSKELKAGVIAILAIVGFVILFQFMKGRSLFTTDNIFYAKYDNVEGLAQSSPVSINGLKVGQVDKIVPQRTKDGKIHFIVKVTVDNNFEFSKQSTLEIFEPGLMSGKEMRVNLSYGGASAKDGDTLQGAFKLGTLGSLSSQVGPVKDQLQTVLYRVDSLMSSANQVVNAQNREEIRLLLANLNKTVGALQTTAGSVNTLVGNNDPKLQKVLDDASVTMQTGKVTLDKYGNLAESIDTKKLNATIANLDATVGKLNDVVAGINNGQGSLGKLMKDEQLYNNLNSASTNLNSLIEDMKANPKRYINFSVFGKNNKD
- a CDS encoding (Fe-S)-binding protein; amino-acid sequence: MQYIDNIIFLILLVAGFGLFAKSLQKIYRNIRLGREINRSDNKPERWETMARVAMGQSKMSARPVAGILHLFVYVGFVIINIELIEIIVDGIFGTHRFLATIFGHTFYGFFTATLEILALLVVIGVVTFFIRRNFYGVKRLTMKELFGWPKNDANWILIIEFALMMAFFKMNASDFILQTRGVEGFHHLGSFPISEMIFVPFLEIFSFDNGFLIFTEKAAWWFHFVGILFFMNYLYYSKHLHIILAFPSTWFANLDKKGKFNNLDSVTKEIKLMMDPNADPYAAPAEGSEADVPSKFGAEDIFDLNQVQLLNAYSCTECGRCTSVCPANITGKKLSPRLILMKTRDRLEEVGRNIDKNGSFVDDGKKLLNDYVTKEELWACTTCNACTEACPILLDPLSIIFEMRRFLVMEQSAAPQELNLMMTNVENNAAPWQYNQADRLNWAND
- a CDS encoding (Fe-S)-binding protein, whose protein sequence is MDLHIKTMAEYAAEGKSPEVLFWVGCAGSFDDRAKKITKAFCKILNKIGVEFAVLGQEESCTGDPAKRAGNEFVFQMMALTNIEVLNAYDVKKIVTACPHCFNILKNEYPSLGGNFEVIHHTQFLRKLMEEGRLKIEGGAFRGKKITFHDPCYLGRANGEYEAPRMLLEKLDAELVEMKRCKTNGLCCGAGGAQMFKEPEKGEKDINIERTEEALALEPKVIATGCPFCNTMMTDGVKHFNKNEEVVVKDIVELLAEAEDL
- a CDS encoding T9SS type A sorting domain-containing protein, whose product is MKTKLLSIISLFIGFLGFSQTEVYFKYDEAGNQRYRGPNVNGKNTEESKKAESKVVPLVQPQTRIDEKAFLKQIRLYPVPVNDFLTIDWTEEVDSLIESVSLYQHSTVHWKFQQQNIPSLNRQLKINMSGYEWGVYVVRFTLKDGRIFSKNITKR